A window of the Butyricimonas virosa genome harbors these coding sequences:
- a CDS encoding efflux RND transporter permease subunit yields the protein MRLSAFSINTIFVVMMILGISLIPRLSLQLEPSSRSNKLNISFSWTNANPELLETEVTTKLEGAFARIRGLNEIHSTTGNGYGAIELTIDPKENIDAVKLYLSSIIRSVAPGLPEGVRISGVSGGEIHDGRVQETERHLLMTYVLTGPGNSKEVGNFAEDRIVPVISTMPGVESMNVTGIVPFEWIMQYDRELFADIGLSANDISNAISEYYFRKDGGKILTETVPEKKYSYLVFKGNSDDDKTNIMNLPIKVINGKIIYLHNIVALDYQESDPGSYYRINGLNRINLNVYAAKNANMIELAGRVKTEMAQLTESFPENYSVKLIRDNSTEIKDELSQILNRTGVTILILLLFVYLVSRDFRYLGIITTCLLANLSIALVFYYFFKIELHLYTLAGITVSFGIIIDSVIVMTDHYRHFHNRKAFLAVLAATLTTVGALTVIFNMDNNIMKNMWDFSAVIIINLGVSLAVALFFVPALMEKIPLKPQNSKRKLHRQKRIIRFNRRYLHFARFTRKYRKIVIIVTILGFGLPVFLLPSSVDRDKWYSSAYNTVFGSETYLTIKPYIDKTLGGSLRLFMEGGGDTWLQSRKTTESQKTRLTLTMSMPHGATIKQMNEAFEKLENFLSGFETIATFTSDVSSANRGEMVIMFKEEHEKDGSPEQVKNELIRFANTIGNGDSEVNGVGRGFSNRTSDEFRSESIKVIGYNYRKVLQYANILKQRLEKNIRVKKLHIGSDRSPKTKAFAVEVDKEKLARNNSNINNLLGNLHSLTYSGTSSTRAYINDEYTTIDIRPEKKVEASVWDVRNRPLRGDKSVFRLEDVGDITEEKNFENITKRNQEYEVEVQYDFIGAYRLSEKVKEREMKAINQMMPVGFRVKEGNDWKNYWQREIGGIDARILYILLVIGIIYFICAILLESLRQAAIVICITPISFIGCFLGGYFFGVGFDEGCLAAFILLSGLSVNAVLYILNDYNIKVREGAPRGIRTYIKAYNAKIIPIFLTIASTLLGFIPFLIGDINPFWKSLAIGTMSGLTFSLPVLIIYLPMTFSNKDTTSPNPSLHRRGNRRKEAQQYSNVANPPPV from the coding sequence ATGCGTTTATCAGCTTTTTCGATTAACACGATATTTGTTGTCATGATGATTCTGGGAATCAGCTTGATTCCTAGGTTGTCATTACAATTGGAACCGTCGTCAAGGTCGAACAAGTTGAACATCTCGTTTTCGTGGACCAATGCAAACCCGGAACTGTTGGAAACAGAAGTCACCACGAAACTGGAAGGAGCTTTCGCTCGAATACGAGGATTAAACGAGATACATTCCACCACAGGAAACGGCTACGGAGCCATTGAATTGACGATTGACCCGAAAGAAAATATAGATGCCGTGAAATTGTACCTGTCCTCGATTATCCGTTCGGTTGCTCCGGGTTTACCGGAAGGAGTCCGCATTTCAGGCGTCAGTGGCGGGGAAATACATGACGGACGGGTACAAGAAACAGAACGCCACTTATTGATGACATACGTGTTAACGGGCCCGGGAAACTCGAAAGAAGTGGGAAACTTCGCGGAAGACCGGATCGTCCCGGTTATATCCACCATGCCCGGAGTCGAAAGCATGAACGTTACCGGAATCGTCCCGTTTGAATGGATCATGCAATACGATCGGGAATTATTTGCCGATATCGGTCTTTCGGCAAACGATATTTCCAATGCCATTTCGGAATACTACTTCCGGAAAGACGGTGGAAAGATTCTCACGGAAACGGTCCCCGAGAAAAAATATTCGTACCTCGTGTTTAAAGGCAATTCCGATGATGACAAAACAAACATCATGAACCTGCCTATCAAGGTCATTAACGGTAAAATCATATATCTACACAATATCGTCGCCCTCGATTACCAAGAAAGTGATCCCGGATCATATTACCGGATTAACGGGCTGAATCGGATAAATCTAAATGTATATGCAGCGAAGAACGCGAACATGATCGAACTTGCCGGACGGGTCAAAACAGAGATGGCACAACTGACGGAAAGTTTTCCTGAAAATTACTCGGTCAAGCTAATTCGGGACAACAGCACGGAAATCAAGGACGAGTTATCACAAATCCTTAACCGGACAGGGGTGACCATCCTAATCCTACTCCTTTTCGTATACCTCGTGAGCCGGGATTTCCGTTACCTTGGCATTATCACCACCTGCTTGCTTGCCAATTTGTCAATCGCCCTCGTGTTCTACTATTTTTTCAAAATAGAACTTCACCTTTACACGCTGGCAGGAATCACCGTGTCATTCGGTATCATCATTGACAGCGTGATCGTGATGACCGATCATTACCGCCATTTTCACAACCGGAAAGCCTTTCTAGCCGTACTGGCCGCCACACTAACAACGGTGGGGGCATTAACGGTAATTTTCAACATGGATAACAACATCATGAAGAACATGTGGGACTTCTCGGCGGTAATCATCATAAATCTAGGCGTGTCTCTTGCCGTGGCTCTTTTTTTCGTTCCGGCACTTATGGAAAAAATTCCGCTAAAACCACAAAATAGTAAACGCAAGCTACACCGCCAAAAACGAATTATCCGGTTCAACAGAAGATACTTACATTTTGCCCGTTTCACAAGGAAGTATCGAAAAATCGTCATCATAGTCACGATTCTCGGTTTCGGACTTCCCGTGTTCCTGCTCCCGTCGAGCGTGGATCGGGACAAATGGTACAGCTCGGCTTACAACACCGTTTTCGGTAGTGAAACTTACCTCACCATCAAGCCATATATCGACAAAACCTTGGGAGGATCGCTCCGTTTGTTCATGGAAGGAGGCGGTGATACATGGTTACAAAGCCGAAAAACCACGGAAAGCCAGAAAACACGATTAACCTTGACCATGAGTATGCCACATGGAGCCACGATCAAACAAATGAACGAAGCCTTTGAGAAATTGGAGAACTTTCTCTCCGGATTTGAAACGATTGCCACGTTTACCTCTGATGTTTCCTCCGCAAATCGAGGTGAAATGGTGATCATGTTCAAGGAAGAACACGAGAAAGACGGCTCCCCGGAACAAGTAAAAAACGAGCTGATACGCTTTGCCAACACGATCGGAAACGGTGACTCGGAAGTGAACGGCGTGGGACGAGGTTTCTCGAACCGGACAAGTGATGAATTCCGAAGTGAAAGCATCAAAGTAATCGGCTACAATTACCGTAAGGTCTTACAATACGCCAATATATTGAAGCAACGTCTGGAAAAGAATATCCGGGTCAAAAAACTGCATATTGGTAGCGATCGCTCCCCGAAAACCAAAGCATTCGCCGTGGAGGTCGACAAAGAAAAACTGGCTCGTAATAACTCGAATATCAACAACCTGCTGGGCAATTTACATTCGTTGACCTATTCCGGGACCTCTTCCACCCGAGCATACATAAATGATGAATATACCACGATTGATATCCGACCGGAGAAAAAAGTGGAGGCCAGCGTGTGGGACGTGAGAAATCGTCCCTTGCGGGGAGACAAATCAGTGTTTCGCCTAGAAGACGTGGGAGACATCACGGAAGAAAAGAATTTCGAAAATATCACGAAAAGAAATCAAGAATATGAAGTCGAAGTACAATACGATTTTATCGGGGCCTATCGCCTATCGGAGAAAGTAAAAGAACGGGAGATGAAAGCCATAAACCAGATGATGCCCGTGGGCTTTCGGGTGAAAGAAGGCAACGACTGGAAAAACTACTGGCAGAGAGAGATCGGGGGAATTGATGCCCGTATCCTTTATATATTACTGGTCATCGGGATCATCTATTTTATTTGTGCTATCCTGTTGGAATCCTTACGTCAGGCCGCTATCGTGATCTGTATCACCCCCATCTCGTTCATCGGTTGTTTTCTAGGAGGCTATTTCTTCGGGGTAGGGTTTGACGAAGGTTGCTTGGCAGCCTTTATCCTGTTAAGCGGGCTATCGGTAAACGCCGTACTTTACATCCTAAACGATTACAACATCAAGGTCCGGGAAGGTGCTCCCCGGGGAATACGAACTTATATAAAAGCCTATAATGCCAAGATTATCCCCATTTTCCTGACGATAGCCTCTACCCTGCTGGGATTTATCCCCTTCCTAATCGGAGACATCAACCCCTTCTGGAAAAGCCTGGCCATCGGAACCATGAGTGGATTAACCTTCTCTCTTCCGGTTTTAATTATCTATTTACCGATGACATTCTCAAATAAAGATACGACCTCCCCTAACCCCTCCTTACACAGGAGAGGAAACAGACGAAAGGAAGCTCAACAATATTCCAATGTAGCTAATCCTCCCCCTGTGTAA
- a CDS encoding efflux RND transporter periplasmic adaptor subunit, with protein MYYRFILPLTLLLLACNGKEKQEKENEDEQYAKIEQQDEKTIVKVQVAQEDRFNLELVSNGKAEANRKAVLNFEVADVVRKVNVKNGDRVRKGDIIAEVDDEKARQTLEDARLALKKSILDLRLAVINEGFKILDDTTKLTPQRKEAMYLQCGYTSSLKAFEKAEKEYTLIKTKAPFDGIIADLEAKPYNQTSVYKSLCTLIDDSKMEVVFNVLETEIGNLHPGMEVEITPYANHENTLTGKITEVNPRIDENGMVKVKAVTDNDKRLLVDGMNVSILIKRQIDHKIIIPKTAVLPRQGKKVVFIYQKGKAMWRYVTTGYENSTEVSIEEGISPGDTVIYDNNLGLSHMNTVVIEN; from the coding sequence ATGTATTATAGATTTATACTACCACTGACCCTCCTCCTGTTGGCATGCAACGGGAAAGAGAAACAGGAAAAGGAAAACGAGGATGAGCAATATGCCAAAATCGAACAGCAGGACGAGAAGACAATCGTGAAAGTGCAGGTGGCCCAGGAAGATCGGTTTAACTTGGAATTGGTGAGTAACGGAAAAGCAGAGGCCAACCGGAAAGCGGTTCTTAATTTCGAGGTGGCTGATGTCGTGAGAAAAGTGAACGTGAAAAACGGGGACCGGGTGAGAAAAGGAGATATTATCGCGGAAGTGGACGATGAAAAAGCACGGCAAACACTGGAAGATGCCCGGTTAGCATTAAAAAAATCCATTCTTGATTTAAGACTGGCCGTTATAAACGAAGGATTTAAAATACTGGACGATACGACCAAATTAACCCCGCAACGCAAAGAAGCCATGTACCTGCAATGCGGCTACACATCTAGCCTCAAAGCATTCGAAAAAGCAGAAAAAGAGTACACCCTTATTAAAACCAAAGCTCCTTTTGACGGGATCATCGCCGACTTGGAGGCAAAGCCCTATAATCAAACCTCCGTCTATAAATCTTTATGCACACTTATTGACGATTCAAAAATGGAAGTCGTGTTTAACGTACTGGAAACTGAAATCGGGAACCTCCATCCGGGAATGGAAGTCGAGATCACCCCTTACGCCAACCATGAAAACACGCTGACCGGAAAGATCACGGAAGTAAATCCCCGTATCGACGAGAACGGCATGGTGAAAGTGAAGGCTGTCACAGATAACGACAAGCGACTACTGGTTGACGGAATGAACGTGAGCATATTGATCAAACGACAGATCGATCATAAGATTATCATCCCAAAAACAGCCGTTCTCCCCCGACAAGGAAAAAAAGTTGTATTTATCTATCAAAAAGGAAAAGCCATGTGGCGATATGTCACCACAGGATACGAGAATAGCACGGAAGTCAGCATAGAAGAAGGTATCTCTCCCGGCGACACGGTGATTTACGACAATAACCTCGGGCTGTCACACATGAACACGGTAGTAATTGAAAATTGA
- a CDS encoding peroxiredoxin family protein produces the protein MKTYILYIITTLLIVNIGLFMINIYKNKQISQNNLYDYFYSISRKKSELVTSCELQAINPFFYIGKDTIKNINIKDVIKEKILCFYFSSHTCPPCLDNIRDLIEKIFPNYKERNDIIFISNDMEFRLLENFYEKPIFWNKNKKLGPAFEKSETPTFFILDKDLQAKCVFIADKMTPEYIEDYLQIIKQRFLDKK, from the coding sequence ATGAAAACATATATACTGTACATCATTACCACCCTGTTAATTGTTAATATTGGGCTATTCATGATAAATATATATAAGAATAAACAAATATCACAAAATAACCTGTATGACTATTTTTACTCTATTTCTAGAAAAAAATCAGAACTAGTAACTTCATGTGAATTACAAGCAATCAATCCTTTCTTTTATATCGGTAAGGATACAATTAAAAATATTAATATTAAAGACGTTATCAAAGAAAAAATTTTATGCTTTTACTTTTCATCGCATACATGCCCACCATGCCTCGATAATATTCGAGATTTGATTGAAAAAATTTTTCCAAACTACAAAGAACGAAATGACATAATCTTTATTTCCAACGACATGGAATTCAGACTCCTTGAAAATTTCTACGAGAAACCAATATTTTGGAATAAAAATAAAAAATTGGGCCCCGCTTTTGAAAAAAGTGAAACTCCCACATTTTTTATACTAGATAAAGATTTACAGGCCAAATGTGTGTTTATTGCAGACAAAATGACTCCCGAATATATCGAAGACTATCTTCAAATCATAAAGCAACGCTTTTTAGATAAGAAATAG
- a CDS encoding 6-bladed beta-propeller, translated as MKVLIYILLIVLVTSCNKIIDISDKTLYSDLDHYQSIPTERLFSKIEIIPLETNEQSLIQRISKVIEYNSCLYILDSRQKAILIFDKTGKFISKIHTVGRAPSEYSLLYDIAINTYSETLDALDPMGKIITYDLKGNYISSIYLPHPPMAYHLISILNKDSILLHTEPYITTDYTFRIFSRKADSITKQFYKQQEFIAWNIKGPLQVYKDTLYYSQAIHNEVYKIINDSLYLAYSWNFGKYSYDINQMQLPDLTDPTKQMKFYKEVMYSSKIPYTFSFSGQNDKYYYCSIFMKEKMVHVFQDKMSKKDIVFSTMEENIGIFPLSIDNEKIIGITDDDWMPLSSLMNAKNANISNQEILKELTDNSNPILVKYYFK; from the coding sequence ATGAAAGTACTAATTTACATTTTACTCATAGTCTTGGTAACCTCATGCAATAAAATTATTGATATTTCCGATAAAACACTTTATTCCGATTTAGATCATTACCAATCCATACCTACAGAGAGACTTTTCTCTAAGATTGAAATTATACCATTAGAAACAAATGAACAGTCCTTGATACAAAGAATAAGTAAAGTTATTGAATACAATTCATGCTTATATATACTTGACTCTCGTCAAAAAGCAATACTCATTTTTGATAAGACCGGAAAATTCATATCAAAAATTCATACCGTAGGTAGAGCTCCTTCTGAATATTCTTTACTCTACGATATTGCCATCAACACATATTCAGAGACATTAGATGCCCTTGATCCCATGGGAAAAATTATAACGTACGATCTTAAGGGAAACTATATTTCTAGTATATATCTACCACATCCTCCCATGGCATATCATCTCATTTCAATTTTAAATAAAGATTCTATTCTATTACACACAGAACCTTACATTACAACTGATTACACATTTAGAATTTTCTCGAGAAAAGCCGATTCTATCACAAAACAATTTTATAAACAACAAGAATTTATAGCGTGGAATATAAAAGGACCTCTTCAAGTTTATAAAGATACTTTATATTATTCACAAGCCATACATAATGAGGTTTACAAAATTATCAATGATTCACTTTATCTCGCTTATTCATGGAATTTCGGAAAGTATTCATATGATATCAACCAAATGCAACTCCCGGATTTAACAGACCCAACAAAACAAATGAAATTTTATAAAGAAGTCATGTATTCTTCCAAAATTCCATACACTTTTAGTTTCAGCGGGCAAAATGATAAATATTATTATTGTTCCATTTTCATGAAAGAAAAAATGGTTCATGTTTTTCAAGATAAAATGTCAAAAAAAGATATTGTTTTCTCTACCATGGAAGAAAACATCGGAATTTTTCCATTATCTATTGACAATGAAAAAATAATAGGAATCACGGATGATGATTGGATGCCATTATCCTCCTTGATGAATGCTAAAAATGCGAATATTTCAAACCAAGAAATACTTAAAGAGTTAACCGATAATTCAAATCCCATTCTTGTAAAATACTATTTCAAATGA
- a CDS encoding NVEALA domain-containing protein: MNILITILIKKNMIKKILLVFSVVCLATVTAINTQFTLKSNLPFLLDQIEALASGETLPGVDVTCDRKGWGKCYRTEGFSPLNFCCEWDGSPVIACAWDPCD; this comes from the coding sequence TTGAATATATTAATAACAATTTTAATTAAAAAAAACATGATTAAAAAAATACTACTTGTTTTTAGTGTTGTTTGTTTAGCAACTGTAACTGCCATAAATACTCAATTCACGTTAAAGTCAAATCTACCATTTTTATTAGATCAAATTGAAGCTTTAGCAAGTGGCGAAACCTTACCAGGTGTAGACGTAACATGTGATAGAAAAGGTTGGGGAAAATGTTACCGAACAGAAGGATTTAGCCCACTCAATTTTTGCTGCGAATGGGATGGTAGTCCTGTCATAGCGTGTGCATGGGATCCATGTGATTAA
- a CDS encoding 6-bladed beta-propeller translates to MKVFYFIICLVLLYQCRNAQHSQDQTSIHITIKEDFQGVSADSLFSSVTYIPLETSKNSLLVSINKIHIQDSTIYILDKKQKIIFAFDLEGKYKSKLDKHGRGYGEYLSLDDFFITDSSIYILASDQQKVSVYNLNFEFNFDFPIVTHGTSITFNRDSLFIFTNYCSTELQNFYIYNRFTGEYLNKFGSFPKKQLGIAYRQTTFAKYQNSVYCFFPYDYSIYKCHEKLEKVCHINFGKDYMYPENFKNYSDEERINYIMRYSDPLQQPIGRIDNLFICDNFLFFTFVKGIFPYIYFKHTKQDVAHVGGIINSHQFPLINNDFIYIDDDTYMSFCQAETIFSLDKKEIQMPKNLRTIKIDDNPILGLYKLKKD, encoded by the coding sequence ATGAAAGTCTTTTATTTCATTATATGTCTTGTTCTTCTATATCAATGTAGGAATGCTCAACACTCACAAGATCAAACTAGTATTCATATCACTATAAAAGAAGATTTTCAAGGGGTTTCGGCCGATTCTCTTTTTTCTTCTGTAACATATATTCCATTAGAAACGTCAAAAAATTCTTTACTTGTAAGTATAAACAAAATCCACATTCAAGATAGCACTATATATATACTAGATAAAAAACAAAAAATCATTTTTGCCTTCGATTTAGAAGGAAAATATAAAAGTAAATTAGATAAACACGGCAGGGGCTATGGTGAATATCTTTCATTAGATGACTTTTTCATCACGGATAGTAGTATTTACATTCTGGCATCTGATCAACAAAAAGTCTCCGTCTACAACTTAAATTTCGAATTCAACTTTGATTTTCCTATTGTTACACATGGGACATCCATTACATTTAACCGTGACAGTTTATTTATTTTTACAAACTATTGTTCCACAGAATTACAAAACTTTTATATATACAACAGATTTACAGGAGAATATTTAAACAAGTTCGGTTCATTCCCCAAGAAACAGCTAGGAATTGCATATCGACAGACAACCTTTGCTAAATACCAAAATTCCGTGTATTGCTTTTTTCCATACGATTATTCTATCTACAAATGCCATGAAAAATTAGAAAAAGTCTGTCATATCAATTTTGGAAAAGATTACATGTATCCAGAAAATTTCAAAAATTATTCAGATGAGGAACGTATAAACTATATTATGCGGTATTCTGATCCCCTTCAACAACCCATTGGAAGAATAGATAATTTATTTATATGCGATAATTTTCTCTTTTTCACTTTCGTGAAAGGCATCTTTCCATACATTTATTTCAAACACACGAAACAAGATGTCGCTCACGTTGGAGGTATTATTAATTCTCACCAGTTTCCATTAATAAATAATGATTTCATTTATATTGACGATGACACATATATGTCCTTTTGTCAAGCTGAGACAATATTTTCCCTTGATAAAAAAGAGATTCAAATGCCCAAAAATTTGCGAACAATAAAAATAGATGACAATCCAATTTTAGGTTTATACAAATTAAAAAAAGACTAA
- a CDS encoding NVEALA domain-containing protein: MKKIIFFLTLSSFIICALATNINITLQNQSSQNLKWGQVEALARGEGPGDVKYNKIKGDCTKNFSIDASGYVTIRGKKIKVGGAGGTYSAHYTDVQIDCPIGSMYVTCSECSCSAFWDNKC, translated from the coding sequence ATGAAAAAAATTATCTTTTTTTTAACTTTATCTTCATTTATAATCTGTGCATTAGCAACAAATATAAATATAACCTTGCAAAATCAATCCTCTCAAAATCTTAAATGGGGACAAGTAGAAGCATTAGCAAGAGGAGAAGGCCCAGGAGATGTAAAATATAATAAAATCAAAGGAGACTGTACTAAAAATTTCAGTATTGATGCTAGTGGCTACGTAACAATAAGAGGGAAAAAAATTAAAGTTGGGGGAGCTGGGGGAACTTACTCCGCTCACTACACAGATGTACAAATAGACTGTCCTATAGGAAGTATGTATGTAACATGTTCAGAATGTTCATGCTCTGCTTTTTGGGACAATAAATGCTAA
- a CDS encoding DUF6266 family protein has translation MAKFNSYLLGKVRKSVGNITTCIFNKENIAKAKIFSRKDVKTPEILAQRAKMKAIVSIARKLLPVIRKGFVGVGRGSTSNAFTSLNISRVEVDEKYTATVDFERLLCASGPLYTPKVSVSYDESTKMYSFTQEMQDDEGDGFSCASDKVYAALYETALSRTKLVTLRERGENGSTSVSLPEDWDPAKVHAYCFATSKNGRMASDSRHLAIS, from the coding sequence ATGGCAAAATTCAATTCTTACCTTTTAGGTAAAGTCAGAAAATCAGTAGGTAACATCACCACGTGCATTTTCAACAAGGAGAACATCGCTAAAGCCAAAATTTTCTCCCGGAAGGACGTGAAGACCCCGGAAATACTGGCGCAGAGGGCGAAAATGAAAGCCATCGTCAGCATTGCCCGCAAGTTACTCCCCGTCATCCGGAAAGGTTTTGTCGGCGTGGGACGAGGCTCGACCTCGAACGCTTTTACCTCACTCAACATAAGCAGGGTTGAAGTCGACGAGAAATACACCGCCACGGTAGATTTTGAACGCCTGCTCTGCGCTTCCGGCCCCCTCTACACGCCGAAAGTCAGCGTCAGCTATGACGAGTCGACTAAAATGTATTCCTTCACCCAAGAGATGCAGGACGACGAAGGTGACGGTTTCTCCTGCGCCAGCGACAAGGTGTACGCAGCCCTGTACGAGACCGCCCTCAGCCGGACAAAACTCGTGACTCTCCGGGAAAGAGGAGAAAACGGCAGCACGAGCGTTAGCCTCCCGGAAGACTGGGACCCGGCCAAAGTTCACGCCTACTGTTTCGCCACGTCGAAAAACGGGCGCATGGCTTCCGACAGCCGACACTTGGCAATTTCTTGA
- a CDS encoding N-acetylmuramoyl-L-alanine amidase, whose amino-acid sequence MGFVGNRTRRIHHRTRQRATRQLSPQTSPEITLVFILNSKFPIHPVDILNHRLVDCEAVHLTCSKNTRPLTAPDTIVLHYTAGSNGLASAYYLTRPDVAASAHLVIDRNGDIIQLVPFNVESWHAGKSFHLGRVNLNHYSIGIELDNLGKLRREGEKFIAECGKEVQPSDVFVDEENGQPTYWHRYTDEQLKTVVLVCLLLMDRYPIRYLLRHSDITPRKIDPGPAFPREILELNR is encoded by the coding sequence TTGGGATTTGTTGGAAATCGGACTCGGCGGATACATCATCGGACGAGGCAGCGAGCAACTCGTCAGCTCTCTCCTCAAACGTCCCCGGAAATAACCCTCGTATTCATTCTAAATTCTAAATTCCCAATTCACCCCGTGGATATCCTAAACCACCGTCTGGTAGACTGCGAGGCAGTTCACCTGACATGCTCTAAAAACACCCGGCCGCTCACGGCCCCAGACACCATCGTCCTACATTACACGGCCGGTTCGAACGGTCTGGCATCCGCTTACTACCTAACCCGACCGGACGTGGCGGCATCCGCCCATCTCGTGATCGACCGCAACGGGGACATTATCCAGCTCGTACCCTTCAACGTGGAATCGTGGCACGCCGGGAAAAGCTTTCATCTCGGAAGGGTTAACCTGAACCACTACTCCATCGGTATCGAACTCGATAATCTCGGTAAACTTCGTAGGGAAGGCGAAAAATTCATCGCCGAATGTGGCAAGGAAGTACAACCGTCGGACGTGTTCGTTGACGAGGAGAACGGGCAACCCACCTATTGGCACCGCTACACGGACGAACAGCTTAAAACGGTCGTTCTCGTGTGCCTGCTCTTGATGGATCGTTACCCGATCCGTTATCTCCTACGCCACTCGGACATCACACCCCGGAAAATCGACCCGGGCCCGGCATTCCCGCGTGAGATACTGGAACTGAACCGGTAA
- a CDS encoding 3TM-type holin: MKTVTNLVSAVGEIVDRLTLPGREKKQLETDILRLLIAVEEKTISEQAASIREEARGNWLQRSWRPIVMLVFTLIILAGTFLNLPILADTSRFWDLLEIGLGGYIIGRGSEQLVSSLLKRPRK; the protein is encoded by the coding sequence ATGAAAACGGTAACGAACCTGGTCAGCGCGGTAGGCGAAATCGTCGACCGCCTGACCCTCCCCGGAAGGGAGAAGAAACAACTGGAAACCGATATTTTGCGCCTGTTGATTGCCGTCGAGGAAAAAACCATCTCGGAACAAGCGGCCTCGATCCGGGAAGAAGCCCGGGGCAACTGGCTGCAAAGATCGTGGCGACCGATCGTGATGCTGGTCTTCACCCTGATCATCCTCGCCGGAACGTTCCTGAACCTACCGATTCTCGCCGACACTTCCCGCTTTTGGGATTTGTTGGAAATCGGACTCGGCGGATACATCATCGGACGAGGCAGCGAGCAACTCGTCAGCTCTCTCCTCAAACGTCCCCGGAAATAA
- a CDS encoding DNA-binding protein, with translation MIQTENNTDTSEKIIAILYQVSELLQDFTREFAEIREFVKKAAGNIPPLLLDKETLCRKLNIAERTLYRDIKDYNIPVHKLGSRLYFYWEEVEQSLSREKV, from the coding sequence ATGATACAAACAGAAAACAACACGGACACCTCGGAAAAAATTATCGCCATTCTCTACCAAGTATCGGAACTTCTTCAGGATTTCACGCGAGAGTTTGCGGAAATCCGGGAGTTCGTGAAAAAAGCCGCCGGGAATATCCCCCCGCTATTACTTGACAAGGAAACGCTGTGCCGGAAACTGAACATCGCCGAACGCACCTTGTACCGGGACATCAAAGACTACAATATTCCCGTTCACAAACTCGGCAGCCGTCTCTATTTTTACTGGGAAGAAGTGGAACAATCTTTAAGTCGCGAAAAAGTATGA
- a CDS encoding DUF6266 family protein, which yields MAKHCNSLLRGLRGRIGNTIFYRNGDQDCIRSYPLEYHDANTPEQQKNRAHLTVALRFYQQLKETLLKEVWKSEGHRLKTNGYALFMKKNYHVFTPEGKIADFSRLQIGIGRRQDVNNMTLSIDPQDKVTLQWDDNSGSPSAKATDRLIVVVLYGNRSFTPVVLDKLPFLREDEIATFSLQRKKGIKAHIYCFFASQDDKYFSNDKYFKL from the coding sequence ATGGCAAAACATTGCAACTCATTATTAAGAGGCCTGCGAGGCCGAATCGGTAACACTATTTTTTACCGGAATGGCGATCAGGATTGCATCCGCTCCTACCCGCTGGAATATCACGACGCGAACACGCCCGAACAACAAAAGAACCGGGCCCACCTGACCGTGGCCCTGCGTTTTTACCAGCAACTCAAAGAAACCTTGCTCAAAGAGGTGTGGAAAAGCGAGGGACATCGCCTGAAAACAAACGGCTACGCCCTCTTCATGAAAAAGAACTATCACGTGTTCACTCCCGAAGGGAAAATTGCCGACTTCTCCCGCTTGCAAATCGGGATCGGCCGACGGCAAGATGTCAATAACATGACGCTCTCCATTGACCCGCAGGATAAAGTCACCCTACAATGGGATGACAACTCGGGCTCCCCGTCCGCCAAGGCTACCGACCGTCTGATCGTGGTCGTGTTGTACGGGAATCGGTCGTTTACCCCGGTTGTTCTCGACAAACTCCCGTTCCTGCGGGAAGACGAGATTGCCACGTTCTCCCTGCAACGCAAAAAAGGGATCAAAGCACATATCTACTGCTTTTTCGCCTCGCAAGACGATAAATATTTTTCAAATGATAAATACTTTAAATTATGA